In Lactobacillus sp. PV012, one genomic interval encodes:
- a CDS encoding ABC transporter ATP-binding protein, which produces MDEKKKILEVKNLKQYFKSGSNTVKAVDDVSFHIYEGETFGLVGESGSGKTTTGRSILKLYEPTAGEIIFEGKNIHDLKKRKDLLSFRRDAQMIFQDPYASLNPRMTVEDIIGEGLDIHGLVKNKAERRARVEALLDEVGLDKKHATRFPHEFSGGQRQRIGIARALAVEPKFIVADEPISALDVSIQAQVVNLMKELQQKQGLTYLFIAHDLSMVKFISDRIGVMRYGKLLEVGPADDVYNNPLHPYTQSLISAVPIPDPEIEKNRKRIDYDGNLESDGQERTLHEVVPGRFVRCTDEEVEHYRQLALNN; this is translated from the coding sequence ATGGACGAGAAAAAAAAGATTTTAGAAGTAAAAAATTTAAAGCAATACTTTAAGTCTGGTTCAAACACTGTTAAAGCAGTTGATGATGTTAGCTTTCATATTTATGAAGGAGAAACTTTTGGTTTAGTAGGAGAATCTGGTTCTGGTAAAACTACTACAGGAAGAAGTATCTTGAAGTTATATGAACCAACTGCTGGAGAAATCATTTTTGAAGGTAAGAATATTCATGACTTAAAAAAACGGAAAGATCTTCTTTCATTTAGAAGGGATGCACAGATGATTTTCCAAGACCCTTACGCATCTTTAAATCCAAGAATGACTGTTGAAGATATTATTGGAGAAGGTCTGGATATTCATGGTTTAGTTAAAAATAAGGCAGAACGTCGTGCACGTGTTGAAGCTTTACTAGATGAAGTAGGATTAGATAAAAAACATGCCACTAGATTTCCTCATGAGTTCTCCGGTGGTCAACGCCAAAGAATTGGGATCGCACGTGCGTTAGCTGTAGAACCTAAATTTATCGTAGCTGATGAACCTATTTCTGCTTTGGATGTTTCTATTCAAGCCCAAGTTGTTAACTTAATGAAAGAATTGCAGCAAAAGCAAGGACTAACCTACCTCTTTATTGCCCATGATTTATCAATGGTTAAATTTATTTCTGATCGAATTGGAGTCATGCGTTACGGAAAGCTACTTGAAGTAGGACCTGCTGATGATGTTTACAATAATCCTCTTCATCCATATACACAAAGTCTCATCTCAGCGGTTCCGATTCCAGATCCTGAAATTGAAAAAAATCGCAAACGAATTGATTATGATGGTAATTTGGAAAGTGATGGCCAAGAAAGAACGCTTCATGAAGTAGTTCCTGGTCGATTTGTTCGTTGTACTGATGAAGAAGTAGAGCATTATCGTCAATTAGCTTTGAATAACTAA